One window from the genome of Elaeis guineensis isolate ETL-2024a chromosome 5, EG11, whole genome shotgun sequence encodes:
- the LOC105046206 gene encoding cation/H(+) antiporter 15 translates to MESANLTDRVRLAIASGVGGGVVCYSPTLITTNGIWKGSNPLEYSLPLFIIQVILVVVTTRVLVILLKPLHQPRVVAEIIGGILLGPSCLGSVKIMGESLFPIRSLLTLETVAHIGLLFFLFLVGVEMDVMVIKRTGRRALVIAVAGMVVPFGIGIVASYGLQRHVSRNIHQGSFLLFIGVALAVTAFPVLARILAESKLLNTEIGRIAMSSAIVNDMCAWILLALSIALSDNGRGGGKPNGNALASLWVLLSGVVFVLFCFYAVRPAMRWIMKRTPEGEGVSDFHVCLILSGVMLAGLTTDAIGIHSVFGAFVFGLVVPNGPLGVALIEKLEDFVTGLLLPLFFVISGLRTNLATVRDPKTVIALVVVFVLASVGKILGTVLIAVFFTMSFRDGLALGFLMNTRGLVEMIVLNIGRDKQVLDDESFAVMVVASVAMTALVTPVVMAVHRPTRRLIGYKRRNLQRSKPDVELRMMVCVHNTRNVPSLISLLDLSHPTKRSPIFVYALHLVELTARATAMLIVHSAHSSSSAGGGRAHSDHIFAGFESYEQHAGGVSVQTITTVSTYGSMHEDVCALAEDKHVTLIVLPFHKQQTVDGAMQPINPAIRTLNEGVLATAPCSVAVLVDRGLSAASRAAPAHTPTHHVALLFFGGPDDREALAYASRMVEHPGVKLLVIRFLPGDDPAASTSPSATAAATRDSRVITIVTDGSRQWQLDDECMNEFRLRNVSNESVAYTERVVNSSEDTVAALRAMESIHDLYIVGRGQGEATPMTAALAEWMECPELGPIGDLLASSDFSATVSVLVVQQYVGGALGPEVPAESADSPTGRAVPQYLNNANQRISVVAGTHRGAAPASFNVGWNGRQA, encoded by the exons ATGGAATCCGCGAACCTCACCGATCGCGTGAGATTGGCCATCGCCAGCGGTGTCGGCGGCGGTGTCGTCTGCTACTCCCCGACGCTCATCACAACGAACGGCATCTGGAAGGGCAGCAACCCCTTGGAATACTCCCTCCCCCTCTTCATCATTCAGGTCATCCTCGTCGTCGTCACCACCCGCGTCCTCGTCATCCTCCTCAAGCCCTTACACCAGCCCCGTGTCGTCGCTGAGATCATC GGAGGCATCCTCTTGGGGCCATCGTGCCTGGGTAGCGTGAAAATTATGGGCGAATCGCTCTTCCCGATCAGGAGCTTGCTGACGCTGGAGACCGTGGCGCACATCGGCCTCCTCTTCTTCCTATTCCTAGTCGGCGTTGAGATGGATGTCATGGTGATAAAGAGGACCGGGCGACGGGCGCTGGTCATTGCTGTGGCCGGCATGGTCGTCCCGTTCGGCATCGGCATCGTGGCCTCCTATGGCCTCCAACGCCACGTCTCCAGGAACATCCACCAAGGCTCCTTCCTCCTCTTCATCGGCGTGGCCCTCGCCGTCACGGCCTTCCCCGTCCTCGCGCGCATCCTCGCCGAGTCCAAGCTCCTCAACACCGAGATCGGCCGCATTGCCATGTCGTCGGCCATCGTCAACGACATGTGCGCGTGGATCCTCCTTGCGCTCTCCATCGCCCTCTCGGATAACGGCCGGGGGGGAGGGAAGCCCAACGGGAACGCGCTGGCGTCCCTCTGGGTACTGCTCTCGGGTGTGGTCTTCGTGCTGTTTTGCTTCTACGCCGTCCGGCCGGCGATGCGGTGGATCATGAAGCGGACGCCGGAGGGGGAGGGGGTGAGCGACTTCCACGTGTGTCTGATACTGAGCGGCGTGATGCTGGCCGGGTTGACGACGGACGCCATCGGGATTCACTCGGTGTTCGGGGCGTTTGTGTTCGGGCTGGTGGTACCCAACGGGCCGCTGGGGGTGGCGTTGATAGAGAAGCTGGAGGACTTCGTGACCGGCTTGTTGCTGCCGTTGTTCTTTGTTATTAGTGGACTGAGGACGAACCTGGCCACGGTTAGGGACCCAAAGACGGTGATAGCTCTGGTCGTGGTCTTCGTGCTGGCGAGTGTGGGGAAGATCCTGGGCACCGTTCTGATTGCTGTCTTCTTTACGATGTCGTTCCGAGACGGGCTGGCTCTGGGTTTCCTCATGAATACCAGAGGGCTTGTGGAGATGATCGTCCTCAACATCGGAAGGGACAAACAG GTGCTGGACGACGAGTCGTTCGCGGTGATGGTGGTGGCCTCGGTGGCGATGACGGCGTTGGTGACCCCGGTGGTGATGGCCGTCCACCGGCCGACCCGCCGCCTGATCGGCTACAAGCGTCGCAACCTCCAGCGTTCGAAGCCGGACGTGGAACTCCGCATGATGGTCTGCGTCCACAACACCCGCAACGTCCCCTCCCTCATCTCCCTCCTCGACCTCTCTCACCCCACCAAACGCTCCCCAATCTTCGTCTACGCCCTCCACCTCGTCGAGCTCACCGCCCGCGCCACCGCCATGCTCATCGTCCACAGCGCccactcctcctcctccgccggcGGCGGCCGCGCCCACTCCGACCACATCTTCGCCGGCTTCGAGAGCTACGAGCAGCACGCCGGCGGCGTCTCCGTCCAGACCATCACCACCGTCTCCACCTACGGCTCCATGCACGAGGACGTCTGCGCCCTCGCCGAGGACAAGCACGTCACCCTCATCGTCCTCCCCTTCCACAAGCAGCAGACCGTCGACGGCGCCATGCAGCCCATCAACCCCGCCATCCGCACCCTCAACGAGGGCGTCCTCGCCACCGCTCCCTGCTCCGTCGCAGTCCTCGTCGACCGCGGCCTCTCCGCCGCCTCCCGCGCCGCCCCCGCTCACACCCCCACCCACCACGTCGCCCTCCTCTTCTTCGGCGGCCCTGACGACCGCGAGGCCCTCGCCTACGCCTCCCGCATGGTCGAGCACCCGGGCGTCAAACTCCTCGTCATCCGCTTCCTGCCCGGCGACGACCCCGCCGCCTCCACCTCCCCCTCCGCCACCGCCGCTGCCACCCGTGACTCCAGAGTCATCACCATCGTCACCGACGGCAGTCGCCAGTGGCAGCTCGACGACGAGTGCATGAACGAGTTCCGGCTGCGCAACGTGAGCAACGAGTCGGTGGCGTACACGGAAAGAGTGGTGAACAGCAGCGAGGACACGGTGGCGGCGTTGCGGGCGATGGAGAGCATACACGATCTGTACATAGTGGGGAGGGGGCAGGGGGAGGCGACGCCGATGACGGCGGCGCTGGCGGAGTGGATGGAGTGCCCGGAGCTGGGGCCGATTGGGGACCTGCTTGCTTCGTCGGACTTCTCGGCCACGGTGTCTGTGCTGGTGGTGCAGCAGTACGTTGGCGGGGCGTTGGGGCCGGAGGTGCCGGCAGAGTCGGCGGACAGCCCAACCGGCAGGGCGGTGCCCCAGTACTTGAATAATGCCAACCAGCGGATCTCCGTGGTCGCCGGGACGCACCGTGGGGCGGCGCCGGCATCCTTTAATGTTGGTTGGAATGGAAGGCAAGCATGA